CGATGAGGTAAACCGCGACGATGTCGTCAACGAAGGCCGCGCCCATGAGAATCGAGGAAACTTCCCTCTTCACCCTCTCCTTGACGAGGACACCGCTCGTGACCTCTATCGCGGTGTTTCCGAGGGTCGCGCCTATGAATATGGCCGCGGCTATTCCCTTTCCGAAGGCGTACACCGTGAGGAAGCCGAAGAGGAAGGAAAACGCAACGCCGAGGATTGCCACCAGAACGGCCTTGCCGGTGTTCTGGGCTATCGCCGAGAAGTTGCTCGTCAGGCCCATGTAAAGCATCATCATTATGAGTCCGAACTCCGCCAGAACCCTGAGCTCTTCCCCCGGCTCAACGATTCCGAGGATGAATGGTCCGAGGAGTATTCCGGTAACCACGTGGGCTATTATGGGGTGTATCTCAATCCTCTCGAAGGCCCACTCGAGGCTCTTTGCAACGACCAGGAGAAGGGCGAGGTAGCCAAGGTACACTTCATCCCCTCCTCGCCAGGAGAACACCTATTATCCAGAGGAGCATGAGGACGAGCGCGATTACTGAGGCAACGGTTACCGCGCTTCTGCTCGTACCGAAGACTATCGGGATTGGGCCAATCATTATCACTCCTCCGCCCTCGACGTTTCCTCCGCCAAGGGCCGAAATCAGCGTCCCCAGAAACACTAACAGAAAGCCGATGAATATCAGCACTATTCCCGCTCCGATGAGAACTTCTCCCTTCATCGGCGTGAAGTTGAGGTTCCGGTTTTTAAACTTTCCCGCCCACCGGAAGGATTTAAAGAGTTCCCTCCAACTCCTAACATGCTCGTGCTCGTTGACCTTGACGATACCCTCTGCAACACGTGGGAAGCCGGAAAGAGGACGATGCTCCACGCGATTCCCTTCCTCCTGCGCAGGGGCAAGCCCAGGGCCCTTCTCTACCTCCTGACAGCCAAGTACAGGGGCTTGGAGGACTCCGAGAGGCTCCACACCCTCGACCTTCACGAGCTCGTTGAGGAGCTCTTTGGGAGGATATACCCGAGCATAACCCGTGACGAGCTCGCGGAGCTTTCATCCTTCGTTGAGAGGCACTTCTTCAGGTATCTCAGGCTTTACGATGATGCCCTACCGTTCCTTCGGGGCCTTAGGGAGCTCGGGGCGAGGGTCGTTCTCGTCACTGACTCCTCCACAAACTGGCAGAGGAAGAAGCTTGATGTGCTTGGGATAGGGGCTTACTTTGACGATGTAATCATAAGCGGTGAAACCGGCCACAGCAAGTTTGAGGACTACAACTTCCGCCTCGCCCTCGAGAGGTTCCCTGACAGGGAGGTCTACGTCGTCGGCGACCGCGACGAGACGGACATGGCCGGTGCGAGGGCCCTCGGTGCCGTCGGGATACTGGTGAGGAGGGGCTACTTCAGCGGAAGGAAGGTCAGAAATGCCGACTACGTAGTTAAAAACCTTGGTGATGCCCTGGAGGTGATTAAACGTGAGCATCAAAAGAGAGCTGAAGCGTAAGGCCCTCCACCTCACCGGCCTGACGGTTCCGGCAGTTTACCTGCTCCTCGGGAAGACCTACACGCTCACCTTTGTTGGAGTTGCGTTTATCCTCTTCGTTGTCCTGGAGCCTTTCAGGGTAATCGAGGAGTGGAGGGACAGGATAAAGGAGAAGCTGAACCTCTACGTTTCTCCGGAGGTCGTGGAGAAGATAGAACTCCTTGAAAATCACATCAATGACATAACGCGCGAGCACGAGAGGAATCGGGTCGCGGCCCACATCTACTTCGCCGCCGCGTCCTTCATTGTGGTGTACTTCTTTCCAGAGGGGGTTGCAATAGGTGCGATAGCACTCGCCACCCTCGGCGACGCGCTCGCGGCAATAATCGGGAAGACCTTCGGCAGGCACAGGTTTTCCAACGGCAAGAGCGTTGAGGGAAGCCTTGCATACTTCCTGACGGGCATGGCGATACTCACTCCTCTTGTGGGCCTAATTCCAGCTTTCGTTGGTTCATTCGCGGGAACGATAGCGGAGTTCTACAACCTCCCGCCCGACGACAACTTCTCCAACCAGCTCGCCGTTGCCGTTGCGGTTTACCTTGTCCTTTCCCTCTGATGGAAAAGATTATATCACTTGAAGTGATATCATTTGTGGTGGGAGTATGAAGTTGATATTCGGAATCCACAACCACCAGCCCCTCGGGAACTTCGGCTGGGTGTTTGAGAGCGCCTACGAGAGGGCCTACGGGCCGTTTCTCGAGACGTTGGAAGAGTACCCAAACATGAAGGTCGCCGT
The Thermococcus sp. 21S9 DNA segment above includes these coding regions:
- a CDS encoding diacylglycerol/polyprenol kinase family protein, which codes for MSIKRELKRKALHLTGLTVPAVYLLLGKTYTLTFVGVAFILFVVLEPFRVIEEWRDRIKEKLNLYVSPEVVEKIELLENHINDITREHERNRVAAHIYFAAASFIVVYFFPEGVAIGAIALATLGDALAAIIGKTFGRHRFSNGKSVEGSLAYFLTGMAILTPLVGLIPAFVGSFAGTIAEFYNLPPDDNFSNQLAVAVAVYLVLSL
- a CDS encoding DUF131 domain-containing protein, which gives rise to MKGEVLIGAGIVLIFIGFLLVFLGTLISALGGGNVEGGGVIMIGPIPIVFGTSRSAVTVASVIALVLMLLWIIGVLLARRG
- a CDS encoding HAD family hydrolase, which codes for MLVLVDLDDTLCNTWEAGKRTMLHAIPFLLRRGKPRALLYLLTAKYRGLEDSERLHTLDLHELVEELFGRIYPSITRDELAELSSFVERHFFRYLRLYDDALPFLRGLRELGARVVLVTDSSTNWQRKKLDVLGIGAYFDDVIISGETGHSKFEDYNFRLALERFPDREVYVVGDRDETDMAGARALGAVGILVRRGYFSGRKVRNADYVVKNLGDALEVIKREHQKRAEA